A stretch of the Nicotiana tabacum cultivar K326 chromosome 6, ASM71507v2, whole genome shotgun sequence genome encodes the following:
- the LOC107829090 gene encoding protein DOWNY MILDEW RESISTANCE 6 has product MEAKVLSSGIRHSTIPQSYIRPQSDRPRLFEVADCENVPVIDMGCGDRNLIVHQIGEACRLYGFFQVINHGVPKNLVEEMLEIGREFFRLPVEEKLKLYSDDPSKTMRLSTSFNVKKETVHNWRDYLRLHCYPLEKYAPEWPSNPASFREIVSRYCTEVRQLGFRLQEAIAESLGLEKECIKDVLGEQGQHMAINFYPPCPQPELTYGLPAHTDPNALTILLQDLEVAGLQVLKDGEWLAVKPQPDAFVINLGDQLQAVSNGRYKSVWHRAIVNSDKARLSVASFLCPCDSAKISAPKLLTEDGSPVIYQDFTYAEYYKKFWSRNLDQEHCLELFKN; this is encoded by the exons ATGGAAGCAAAAGTTCTGTCCAGCGGAATCCGTCACTCCACTATCCCTCAAAGTTATATCCGCCCTCAATCCGATAGGCCACGCCTTTTTGAAGTCGCTGATTGTGAAAACGTTCCAGTAATTGACATGGGCTGTGGTGATAGAAACCTTATTGTTCATCAAATTGGTGAAGCCTGTCGTCTTTATGGTTTTTTCCAG GTAATTAATCATGGTGTACCCAAGAATTTAGTAGAGGAAATGCTAGAGATAGGTCGGGAATTTTTTAGGCTTCCAGTTGAAGAGAAgttgaagttgtactcagatGACCCATCAAAGACAATGAGATTATCTACTAGTTTTAATGTGAAAAAGGAGACGGTTCACAATTGGAGAGATTATCTCAGACTTCATTGTTATCCTCTGGAAAAATACGCTCCTGAATGGCCTTCCAATCCTGCCTCTTTCAG GGAAATCGTGAGCAGATATTGCACAGAAGTTAGGCAGCTCGGATTCAGATTGCAGGAAGCCATAGCAGAGAGCCTAGGCTTAGAGAAAGAGTGTATAAAGGATGTATTGGGTGAACAAGGCCAACACATGGCTATCAACTTCTACCCTCCTTGTCCCCAACCAGAACTCACTTATGGGCTTCCAGCACATACTGATCCAAATGCCCTTACAATTCTTCTTCAAGACTTAGAAGTAGCTGGTCTTCAAGTTCTTAAAGATGGCGAATGGTTGGCCGTCAAGCCTCAACCAGATGCCTTTGTCATTAATCTTGGTGATCAACTGCAG GCAGTGAGTAATGGAAGATACAAAAGCGTATGGCATCGAGCTATTGTAAATTCAGACAAAGCCAGGTTGTCAGTGGCTTCGTTCCTTTGTCCGTGCGATAGCGCGAAAATCAGTGCTCCAAAGCTCCTCACTGAAGATGGATCTCCAGTCATTTATCAGGACTTTACGTATGCTGAGTATTACAAGAAGTTCTGGAGCAGGAATTTGGACCAGGAACATTGTTTGGAACTTTTCAAGAACTAA